The following are encoded together in the bacterium genome:
- a CDS encoding FtsX-like permease family protein, with protein sequence MSDRRARLTGLDENLRMAGRNLRANKGRSALVVLGVALGVTTLMAEVSVIQGFKGRLEHEIMSTDITQIYLTRSDPFGETEDWMKRPKLTVDDAEAIAALPSVRLVDPRSGTGTVARHGPEKASLMQVAGTSLNYQEVENDFVETGRFFNSLEYASAANVCVIGQQPARDLFGGRDPIGRTIRVDEDQEFTVVGIFAKRESIFGSLATNYLIVPLSTFRKHFPWADELNIVVTPEGNDRLDRAREEVEGLMRIRHKLGPGKENDFAVSTQNMAVDFTRKVTGPLTLVGVVLASIGLMVGGIGVITIMLVSVQERTREIGLRMAVGATRRDILQLFLVEAAALTGMGGAIGVVCGLLIGWLLHLTMRLPASVPVLYV encoded by the coding sequence ATGAGTGATCGCCGCGCGCGCCTGACCGGCCTCGACGAGAACCTGCGCATGGCGGGGCGCAACCTGCGGGCGAACAAGGGCCGCTCCGCGCTGGTCGTGCTGGGCGTCGCGCTCGGCGTCACGACGCTCATGGCCGAGGTCTCGGTGATCCAGGGCTTCAAGGGCCGGCTCGAGCACGAGATCATGAGCACGGACATCACGCAGATCTACCTGACCCGCAGCGACCCCTTCGGCGAGACCGAGGACTGGATGAAGCGGCCCAAGCTGACCGTGGACGACGCGGAGGCGATCGCCGCGCTGCCCAGCGTGCGACTGGTCGATCCGCGCTCCGGCACGGGCACCGTCGCTCGCCACGGGCCGGAGAAGGCCAGCCTGATGCAGGTGGCTGGCACGAGCCTGAACTATCAGGAGGTCGAGAACGACTTCGTCGAGACGGGCCGCTTCTTCAACAGCCTCGAGTACGCGAGCGCGGCAAACGTCTGCGTGATCGGCCAGCAGCCGGCGCGCGATCTCTTCGGCGGCCGCGACCCGATCGGGCGCACGATCCGCGTCGACGAGGATCAGGAGTTCACGGTCGTCGGCATCTTCGCCAAGCGCGAGAGCATCTTCGGCTCGCTGGCCACCAACTACCTGATCGTGCCGCTCTCCACCTTCCGCAAGCACTTCCCCTGGGCGGACGAGCTGAACATCGTCGTCACGCCCGAGGGCAACGATCGGCTCGATCGGGCGCGGGAGGAAGTCGAAGGCCTGATGCGCATCCGGCACAAGCTGGGCCCGGGCAAGGAGAACGACTTCGCCGTCAGCACGCAGAACATGGCCGTGGATTTCACGCGCAAGGTGACGGGTCCGCTGACGCTGGTCGGCGTCGTGCTCGCCTCGATCGGGCTCATGGTGGGCGGCATCGGCGTCATCACGATCATGCTGGTCAGCGTGCAGGAGCGCACGCGCGAGATCGGCCTGCGCATGGCCGTCGGCGCCACGCGGCGGGACATCCTGCAGCTCTTCCTCGTCGAGGCGGCCGCGCTCACGGGCATGGGCGGCGCAATCGGCGTCGTCTGCGGACTCCTCATCGGCTGGCTCCTGCACCTGACGATGCGTCTGCCCGCCAGCGTGCCCGTGCTCTACGTG